The following are encoded in a window of Penaeus vannamei isolate JL-2024 chromosome 17, ASM4276789v1, whole genome shotgun sequence genomic DNA:
- the LOC113828556 gene encoding prostaglandin reductase 1 isoform X1: MSGTLGRQDRIRMTLHSLGLYMCCITLQETLDSETAYRTQVGSRRYIAQSQRRAKATPSMVLSKVWKLSRRPVGLPSIRDFTLVEEQVPPCQAGDVIVQAECLSVDPYMRNKAKILPLGSTMDGGQVARVIESKNAEWPVGSFMVTQAGWRCTTHLSLEKLQTTDFWQKSLQLPDMRGLPMSLGLGTLGMPGNSALFGLTEILRPVAGETVLVSGAAGAVGSVVVQIAKIKGCKVIGFAGADDKVDWLREIGADHAFNYKKVKVGEALRQAAPEKINCYFDNVGGSFTASVMPHMAFGGRVAVCGAISGYNKQEEEEEGAMTGCFKDSDVLWNCLRIRGFMFFEFADRWMEGLEQLRDWVLEGKIKYKEHVVNGFEKMPDTFIGVLKGEYRGKAIITP, from the exons ATGTCTGGAACGCTGGGCCGCCAAGACAGGATCAGGATGACACTGCACTCTTtgggtttatatatgtgttgCATTACCCTTCAGGAAACACTGGATTCGGAGACTGCATACCGAACACAGGTCGGAAGTCGTAGGTATATAGCGCAAAGTCAAAG ACGAGCGAAAGCAACTCCCAGCATGGTACTGTCGAAGGTATGGAAGCTATCACGACGTCCTGTAGGGCTGCCGTCGATTAGAGACTTCACTCTGGTTGAGGAGCAGGTTCCGCCTTGTCAAGCAGGAG ACGTAATTGTCCAGGCAGAGTGTCTCAGTGTTGATCCATACATGAGGAATAAGGCGAAGATTTTACCTCTTGGTTCCACTATGGACGGGGGTCAAGTAGCACG CGTCATCGAGAGCAAGAACGCAGAGTGGCCCGTCGGTTCCTTCATGGTCACGCAAGCCGGCTGGCGCTGCACAACCCATTTATCGCTGGAGAAGCTGCAGACGACGGACTTTTGGCAGAAGTCCCTCCAGCTGCCTGACATGAGAGGCTTGCCCATGAGTCTCGGCCTCGGAACGCTTGGGATGCCCGG GAATTCGGCCTTGTTCGGGCTGACGGAGATCTTGCGCCCGGTGGCCGGCGAGACGGTGCTGGTGAGCGGGGCGGCGGGCGCCGTGGGCAGCGTCGTGGTGCAGATCGCCAAGATCAAAG GTTGCAAAGTCATCGGCTTTGCAGGGGCAGACGATAAGGTCGACTGGCTCAGGGAAATCGGGGCCGATCACGCCTTTAACTACAAGAAGGTCAAAGTAGGTGAGGCGCTCCGCCAGGCTGCTCCGGAGAAGATTAATTGTTATTTCGACAAT GTCGGAGGAAGCTTCACTGCGTCTGTTATGCCCCACATGGCCTTCGGCGGGAGAGTGGCTGTGTGTGGTGCCATTTCCGGGTATAacaagcaagaggaggaggaagagggcgccATGACAG GTTGCTTTAAGGATTCCGATGTGCTGTGGAATTGTCTGCGCATTCGAGGCTTCATGTTTTTCGAATTCGCTGACCGTTGGATGGAAGGCTTGGAACAGCTGAGGGACTGGGTCTTGGAG GGAAAAATTAAGTATAAGGAGCATGTCGTTAATGGCTTTGAGAAAATGCCTGACACTTTTATCGGTGTTTTGAAAGGAGAGTACCGAGGAAAAGCCATTATAACGCCATAG
- the LOC113828556 gene encoding prostaglandin reductase 1 isoform X2 has protein sequence MTLHSLGLYMCCITLQETLDSETAYRTQVGSRRRAKATPSMVLSKVWKLSRRPVGLPSIRDFTLVEEQVPPCQAGDVIVQAECLSVDPYMRNKAKILPLGSTMDGGQVARVIESKNAEWPVGSFMVTQAGWRCTTHLSLEKLQTTDFWQKSLQLPDMRGLPMSLGLGTLGMPGNSALFGLTEILRPVAGETVLVSGAAGAVGSVVVQIAKIKGCKVIGFAGADDKVDWLREIGADHAFNYKKVKVGEALRQAAPEKINCYFDNVGGSFTASVMPHMAFGGRVAVCGAISGYNKQEEEEEGAMTGCFKDSDVLWNCLRIRGFMFFEFADRWMEGLEQLRDWVLEGKIKYKEHVVNGFEKMPDTFIGVLKGEYRGKAIITP, from the exons ATGACACTGCACTCTTtgggtttatatatgtgttgCATTACCCTTCAGGAAACACTGGATTCGGAGACTGCATACCGAACACAGGTCGGAAGTCGTAG ACGAGCGAAAGCAACTCCCAGCATGGTACTGTCGAAGGTATGGAAGCTATCACGACGTCCTGTAGGGCTGCCGTCGATTAGAGACTTCACTCTGGTTGAGGAGCAGGTTCCGCCTTGTCAAGCAGGAG ACGTAATTGTCCAGGCAGAGTGTCTCAGTGTTGATCCATACATGAGGAATAAGGCGAAGATTTTACCTCTTGGTTCCACTATGGACGGGGGTCAAGTAGCACG CGTCATCGAGAGCAAGAACGCAGAGTGGCCCGTCGGTTCCTTCATGGTCACGCAAGCCGGCTGGCGCTGCACAACCCATTTATCGCTGGAGAAGCTGCAGACGACGGACTTTTGGCAGAAGTCCCTCCAGCTGCCTGACATGAGAGGCTTGCCCATGAGTCTCGGCCTCGGAACGCTTGGGATGCCCGG GAATTCGGCCTTGTTCGGGCTGACGGAGATCTTGCGCCCGGTGGCCGGCGAGACGGTGCTGGTGAGCGGGGCGGCGGGCGCCGTGGGCAGCGTCGTGGTGCAGATCGCCAAGATCAAAG GTTGCAAAGTCATCGGCTTTGCAGGGGCAGACGATAAGGTCGACTGGCTCAGGGAAATCGGGGCCGATCACGCCTTTAACTACAAGAAGGTCAAAGTAGGTGAGGCGCTCCGCCAGGCTGCTCCGGAGAAGATTAATTGTTATTTCGACAAT GTCGGAGGAAGCTTCACTGCGTCTGTTATGCCCCACATGGCCTTCGGCGGGAGAGTGGCTGTGTGTGGTGCCATTTCCGGGTATAacaagcaagaggaggaggaagagggcgccATGACAG GTTGCTTTAAGGATTCCGATGTGCTGTGGAATTGTCTGCGCATTCGAGGCTTCATGTTTTTCGAATTCGCTGACCGTTGGATGGAAGGCTTGGAACAGCTGAGGGACTGGGTCTTGGAG GGAAAAATTAAGTATAAGGAGCATGTCGTTAATGGCTTTGAGAAAATGCCTGACACTTTTATCGGTGTTTTGAAAGGAGAGTACCGAGGAAAAGCCATTATAACGCCATAG